CGCGCGAGTTCGTGTGCAGCGACTGGGTCCCTCCGAGGACGGCCGCCAGAGCCTGCATGCCGGTCCTGAGAAGGTTCAGGTCCACATCGGTCGCCTGCAGGGTGCTCCCGGCGGTCTGCGTGTGGAAGCGGAGCATCCAGCTCCGGGGATCGACCGCGCCGAACTCCTCGCGCATCGCCCGCGCCCAGTAGCGACGCGCGGCCCTGAACTTGGCGATCTCCTCGAAGAGATGGTTGTGCGCGTTGAAGAAGAAGGAGATCCGCGGCGCGAAGGAGTCGACCGCGAGGCCCCTCTCGATCGCCGCCCGCACGTAGGCGCGCGCGTTCGCGAACGTGAAGGCGAGCTCCTGAACCGCCGTCGCGCCGGCCTCCCGGATGTGATAGCCGCTGATCGAGATCGGGTTCCAGCTCGGCATCCGCCGCGAGCAGTACTCGAGGCAATCGATCGCCAGGCGCAGCGAGGGCTTCGGGGGGAAGATGTAGGTCCCCCGGGCGATGTACTCCTTCAGGATGTCGTTCTGGATCGTCCCGCCCAGCCGCTCCGGCGCGACGCCTTGCTTCTCGGCCACCGCTTCGTACATCAGGAGGAGGATCGCGGCGGTCGCGTTGATCGTCATCGAGGTCGTGACGCGATCGAGCGGAATCCCGTCGAAGAGCCTCTCGAGGTCCTCCAGGGAATCGATGGCGACGCCCACCTTCCCGACCTCTCCCGCGGCGAGGGGATCGTCGGAGTCGTACCCCATCTGGGTGGGGAGATCGAAGGCGACCGAGAGGCCGGTCTGCCCCTGCTCCAGCAGGTAGCGGAATCTCCGGTTGGTCTCCTCGGCCGATCCGAATCCGGCGTACTGGCGCATCGTCCAGAGTCGCCCGCGGTAGCCGGTCGGCTGCAGGGACCGGACGAACGGGTAGGCGCCCGGGTAGCCGAGATCGCGCTCGTGATCGAAGCGGGGGAGATCCTCGGGCGCATAGAGCGGCTCGAGGGGGAGCGATGAGGCGCAAAACGCCTGCCTTCGCTCCCTCTGTTTCTCCCGGGCCCGGCGCCAGGCCTCGCGATTCTCGCTCATGGCGGCCTAGGCGGAAGCGCCCGTCGGCTCGAGGACCACCAGGAGGGCGTCCCCCTCGACCGTCTGGCCCGGCTCGACCGCGATCTTGCGGACGACGCAGCTCTTCGGGGCCG
The genomic region above belongs to Candidatus Eisenbacteria bacterium and contains:
- a CDS encoding methylmalonyl-CoA mutase, producing the protein MSENREAWRRAREKQRERRQAFCASSLPLEPLYAPEDLPRFDHERDLGYPGAYPFVRSLQPTGYRGRLWTMRQYAGFGSAEETNRRFRYLLEQGQTGLSVAFDLPTQMGYDSDDPLAAGEVGKVGVAIDSLEDLERLFDGIPLDRVTTSMTINATAAILLLMYEAVAEKQGVAPERLGGTIQNDILKEYIARGTYIFPPKPSLRLAIDCLEYCSRRMPSWNPISISGYHIREAGATAVQELAFTFANARAYVRAAIERGLAVDSFAPRISFFFNAHNHLFEEIAKFRAARRYWARAMREEFGAVDPRSWMLRFHTQTAGSTLQATDVDLNLLRTGMQALAAVLGGTQSLHTNSRDEALSLPAEESALLALRTQQLLAEETGVADVIDPLGGSWYVESLTGRLEEEATRLIGEIEGTGGVLAAIEGGIIQREIHRSAYAYQRGIESGEIGVLGVNRHRSREAPPSMIFRVDPAVALRQMERLADLRSRRDGDAVARTLGRLEEVARGDGNLLDPLRDAVRARATIGEICHRLRGVFGSHRDPGRI